One part of the Mycobacterium marinum genome encodes these proteins:
- a CDS encoding serine hydrolase domain-containing protein, which translates to MSRRGSHTNSFRLLGAVAAFGLIVSGCSDSDGESSSADTSTSSAASSTTAGAATVKPLDQAALQAALDQGAQEFLLPGAVALLRTPSGTVTATYGTTERGGGRPVSVDDHVRVGSNTKTWTATVILELAQEGTLAVTDPVSKYRPDVPNGDNITIEQLLNMRSGLYNYSETPEVNEALDNDPQRVWTPDELLTIAYQNPPYFLPGAGYHYSNTNYVLLGLIAEQLDRKPLAEIYQERIFAPAGLTSTVFPELPDTSLPDPYSHGYFYGTNMLTISDPALPEDMQAAAKNGSLAPADVTNNNPSWTWAAGGGISTANDLATWGEALAGGKVLDGQIQQQRMASIQSTDPSNPAAAGYGWGMAKFGPMYGHTGELPGYNSFMGSDPENNVTLVVWANLAPGVDGHDPAATIARGVIDKMYAG; encoded by the coding sequence ATGAGTCGTCGAGGGTCGCATACCAATTCCTTCCGATTGCTCGGCGCCGTCGCGGCGTTCGGGCTGATCGTCTCGGGCTGCTCGGACTCCGATGGCGAGTCCTCGTCGGCGGACACCTCCACCTCTTCGGCGGCGTCCTCCACCACGGCCGGGGCAGCGACCGTCAAACCCCTCGATCAGGCCGCGCTGCAGGCAGCCCTCGACCAAGGCGCCCAGGAGTTCCTGCTGCCCGGTGCGGTGGCGCTGCTTCGCACTCCTTCCGGCACGGTCACCGCGACCTATGGCACCACGGAGCGGGGCGGCGGCAGGCCCGTCTCCGTCGACGACCACGTCCGGGTCGGATCCAATACCAAGACGTGGACGGCGACCGTCATCCTCGAGCTCGCGCAGGAGGGCACGCTCGCCGTCACGGACCCCGTCTCGAAGTACCGCCCGGATGTGCCGAACGGCGACAACATCACGATCGAGCAGCTGCTGAACATGCGTAGCGGCCTCTACAACTACAGCGAGACACCAGAGGTCAACGAGGCGCTCGACAATGACCCGCAGCGGGTGTGGACCCCGGACGAACTGTTGACGATCGCTTATCAGAACCCGCCCTACTTCCTGCCCGGCGCGGGATACCACTACTCCAACACCAACTACGTGCTCCTCGGCCTGATCGCCGAGCAACTCGACCGCAAGCCGCTGGCCGAGATCTACCAGGAGCGGATCTTCGCGCCCGCCGGACTCACCAGCACGGTGTTCCCCGAGCTGCCCGACACGTCGCTACCTGATCCCTACTCGCACGGCTACTTCTACGGCACCAACATGCTCACTATCAGCGATCCGGCGCTGCCCGAGGACATGCAGGCCGCCGCGAAAAACGGGTCCCTTGCACCGGCCGACGTCACCAACAACAACCCGTCGTGGACGTGGGCGGCGGGAGGTGGCATCTCGACCGCGAACGACCTCGCCACCTGGGGGGAAGCCCTCGCCGGCGGGAAGGTGCTTGACGGGCAGATCCAGCAGCAGCGGATGGCCAGTATCCAATCGACCGACCCGTCCAACCCGGCAGCAGCCGGCTACGGCTGGGGGATGGCGAAGTTTGGCCCGATGTACGGTCACACCGGCGAGTTGCCCGGGTACAACTCGTTCATGGGGTCGGACCCGGAGAACAACGTCACCCTCGTCGTCTGGGCGAATCTCGCGCCAGGCGTCGACGGGCACGACCCGGCGGCCACCATCGCCAGGGGCGTCATCGATAAGATGTACGCCGGGTAG
- a CDS encoding RND family transporter: MTIKRPVRQSLSCAIRRLSIPIVIGWIALSAYLTVGLPPLEVVGQLHSVSMNPRDAPSAVAMRRIGELFKESDSDNTAMILLEGDQPLGDNAHYYYNNLVRQLSSDTTHVQHIQNFWGDPLTAEGAQSTDGKAAYVQLNLAGNMGGPLANQSIEAVRQILARTPPPPGIKVYVTGPSALTADMSRTGDKSLVIVTMISILVIFTMLLLVYRSIVTVTLLLITVGIELTAARGVVAFLAWHGVIGLSTYAINLLTTMAIAAGTDYSIFIIGRYQEARQAGEDAETAFYTMYRGVAHVILGSGLTIAGAMYCLTFTRMPYFQSMGIPCAAGMLVAVVAALTMGPAVLALGSRFGFFDPKRKIKTRGWRRIGTAVVRWPAPILTATCAVSLVGLIALPGYQTNYDDQTYVPDNIPANAGYAAANRHFPPSRMKPDVLLIVADHDMRNSADFLVLDKLAKGIFHVPGISRVQAITRPKGTPIEHTSIPFQISMQNAGQLQNMKYQRDRMNDMLTQADQLTSTIALMKRTYDLMLQMSKTTHRMVGDTLEMKSVTDELRDHIADFEDTWRPIRSYFYWEKHCADIPICWSLRSIFDALDGVDQVSEQLTTLTGDLTDMDRILPQVVATFPQMIQNMEGMRTLILTMHSTMSGIYDQMDELSKNSTAMGQAFDAAKNDDSFYLPPEVFNNPDFKRGMKMFLSQDGKAARLFIFHRGNAAGYEGISSISAINIAAAEALKGTPLEDAQIYLTGTAAVYKDIADGSKYDLIIAGLSSLCLIFIIMLLITRGFVAALVIVGTVALSLGVSFGLSVLLWQHLLRIELHWLVLAMSVIVLLAVGSDYNLLLVSRLKEEVGAGIKTGIIRAMGGTGKVVTSAGLVFALTMASMAVSDLIVIGQIGTTIGLGLLFDTLIVRSLMTPSIAALLGRWFWWPLNIRSRPPRLTRQRLLTSVSQEPTAARV; the protein is encoded by the coding sequence GTGACTATCAAACGCCCAGTGCGGCAGTCGCTTTCCTGCGCAATCCGTAGGCTGTCCATTCCCATCGTCATCGGCTGGATTGCACTGAGTGCGTATCTCACCGTGGGCTTGCCGCCACTTGAGGTGGTTGGGCAGCTGCATTCGGTTTCAATGAACCCCAGAGATGCCCCGTCGGCGGTTGCGATGAGGCGCATCGGGGAGCTGTTCAAGGAGTCCGATTCCGACAACACAGCGATGATCCTCTTGGAGGGCGACCAGCCGCTGGGCGACAACGCGCATTACTACTACAACAACCTCGTTCGCCAGTTGAGCAGCGATACAACGCACGTTCAGCACATTCAGAATTTTTGGGGCGATCCGCTGACGGCGGAAGGGGCGCAGAGCACCGATGGCAAAGCCGCGTATGTGCAGCTGAACCTCGCCGGCAACATGGGGGGCCCGCTGGCCAACCAGTCCATCGAGGCTGTGCGGCAGATTCTGGCGCGCACGCCGCCACCTCCTGGCATAAAGGTGTACGTCACCGGCCCGTCGGCACTCACCGCCGATATGAGTCGCACCGGAGATAAGTCACTCGTCATCGTCACGATGATAAGTATCTTGGTGATCTTCACCATGCTGCTTCTGGTCTATCGCTCAATCGTCACCGTGACACTTTTGCTCATTACGGTTGGAATCGAGTTAACAGCGGCGCGGGGAGTCGTCGCCTTTTTGGCGTGGCACGGGGTTATTGGCTTGTCGACCTATGCCATTAACTTGCTCACAACCATGGCCATCGCCGCCGGTACGGACTACAGCATATTCATCATCGGCCGCTACCAGGAAGCTCGGCAGGCCGGCGAGGACGCGGAAACAGCCTTCTACACGATGTACCGAGGCGTTGCTCACGTCATCTTAGGCTCCGGCTTGACCATCGCCGGAGCGATGTATTGCCTGACCTTCACGAGGATGCCCTATTTCCAGAGCATGGGGATCCCTTGTGCCGCGGGCATGCTGGTTGCGGTCGTCGCCGCGCTGACGATGGGCCCAGCAGTTCTCGCATTGGGCAGCCGCTTCGGGTTTTTCGATCCGAAGCGGAAGATCAAGACGCGCGGCTGGCGCCGGATTGGCACCGCTGTCGTACGGTGGCCCGCTCCCATCCTGACGGCAACCTGTGCCGTCTCACTGGTTGGCCTGATCGCCCTGCCCGGGTATCAGACAAATTACGACGACCAGACCTATGTGCCAGACAACATCCCGGCCAATGCTGGATACGCCGCGGCAAATCGTCACTTTCCTCCGTCCCGAATGAAGCCGGACGTCTTGCTGATCGTCGCCGACCACGATATGAGGAATTCTGCGGACTTCCTGGTCTTGGACAAGTTGGCCAAAGGCATCTTTCACGTGCCGGGAATCTCCCGAGTGCAGGCAATAACTCGGCCCAAGGGCACGCCCATCGAGCATACGTCGATACCGTTCCAGATCAGCATGCAGAATGCGGGTCAGCTGCAAAACATGAAATACCAGCGCGACCGCATGAACGACATGCTGACGCAGGCGGACCAGCTGACGAGCACTATCGCGCTAATGAAGCGGACCTACGATCTGATGCTGCAGATGTCGAAAACTACGCATCGAATGGTCGGCGATACGCTCGAAATGAAGAGCGTCACCGACGAATTGCGTGACCACATCGCGGACTTCGAAGACACATGGCGGCCGATTCGGAGCTATTTTTACTGGGAGAAACACTGTGCGGACATACCTATCTGCTGGTCGCTAAGATCGATATTTGATGCCCTCGACGGCGTCGACCAGGTTTCCGAACAGCTCACCACCCTCACGGGAGACCTAACCGACATGGATCGGATTCTCCCCCAGGTCGTCGCGACATTTCCGCAGATGATCCAAAACATGGAGGGTATGCGGACATTGATTCTGACAATGCACAGCACGATGTCCGGGATCTACGATCAGATGGATGAATTGAGCAAGAACTCGACTGCGATGGGCCAAGCATTCGACGCCGCTAAGAACGACGATTCGTTCTACCTGCCTCCAGAGGTTTTTAACAACCCCGACTTCAAACGGGGAATGAAGATGTTTTTGTCCCAAGATGGGAAGGCGGCCCGGCTATTTATCTTTCACAGAGGAAACGCGGCGGGATACGAGGGCATATCGAGCATCTCCGCGATAAATATCGCGGCGGCGGAGGCGCTCAAGGGTACCCCGTTGGAGGACGCCCAGATCTACCTCACCGGTACCGCCGCGGTCTACAAAGACATAGCCGACGGCTCGAAATACGATCTGATAATTGCGGGGCTTTCGTCGCTCTGCCTGATTTTCATCATCATGCTACTTATCACGCGAGGTTTCGTCGCGGCGTTGGTGATCGTGGGAACCGTTGCGCTATCGCTAGGCGTATCGTTTGGTCTCTCGGTGTTGCTGTGGCAACACCTGCTCCGCATCGAACTGCATTGGCTCGTGCTCGCGATGTCCGTCATCGTTCTATTGGCCGTGGGCTCCGATTACAACCTACTGCTGGTATCCCGGCTCAAGGAGGAAGTCGGGGCCGGGATAAAGACCGGAATCATCCGCGCGATGGGCGGTACTGGCAAGGTAGTGACGTCGGCCGGCCTGGTGTTTGCCTTGACGATGGCGTCCATGGCGGTCAGCGATCTGATTGTGATAGGCCAGATCGGGACCACCATCGGCCTGGGTCTGCTGTTCGATACGTTGATTGTGCGCTCCTTGATGACCCCGTCTATCGCCGCGCTACTCGGCCGCTGGTTCTGGTGGCCACTAAACATCCGCTCACGGCCCCCTCGGCTAACGCGTCAGCGACTTCTCACGTCCGTCTCGCAAGAGCCGACAGCGGCGCGCGTGTAG
- a CDS encoding DUF3297 family protein yields MSDDQNTGVPPNHLSIDPRSAFYSEEVLRRDVGIRFNGVEKTNVHEYNVAEGWVRVEVPTAKDRRGNPMVVKLSGTVEPYFR; encoded by the coding sequence ATGTCCGACGATCAGAACACAGGCGTTCCACCGAATCACCTCTCCATCGATCCGCGCAGCGCCTTCTATAGCGAAGAGGTCCTCCGCCGCGACGTGGGTATTCGGTTTAATGGCGTCGAGAAAACCAATGTTCACGAATACAACGTGGCTGAGGGGTGGGTGCGTGTTGAAGTCCCTACCGCGAAGGATCGCCGCGGAAATCCAATGGTCGTCAAGCTCAGCGGCACGGTTGAACCCTATTTTCGCTGA
- the dnaB gene encoding replicative DNA helicase has protein sequence MAVVDDLAHSDNMDAPPPSEDFGRQPPQDLAAEQSVLGGMLLSKDAVADVLERLRPGDFYRPAHQNIYDAILDLYGRGEPADAVTVAAELDRRGLLRRIGGAPYLHTLISTVPTAANAGYYAGIVGEKALLRRLVEAGTRVVQYGYAGAEGADVAEVVDRAQAEIYDVADRRLSEDFVPLEDLLQPTMDEIDAIASNGGISRGVPTGFTELDEVTNGLHPGQMIIVAARPGVGKSTLGLDFMRSCSIKHQMASVIFSLEMSKTEIVMRLLSAEAKIKLADMRSGRMTDDDWTRLARRMSEISEAPLYIDDSPNLTMMEIRAKARRLRQKANLKLVVVDYLQLMTSGKKHESRQVEVSEFSRHLKLLAKEIEVPVVAISQLNRGPEQRTDKKPMLSDLRESGSLEQDADMVILLNRPDAFERDDPRGGEADFILAKHRNGPTKTVTVAHQLHLSRFANMAR, from the coding sequence ATGGCTGTCGTTGACGACCTCGCGCACTCGGACAACATGGATGCCCCGCCGCCGAGTGAAGACTTCGGCCGGCAGCCGCCGCAGGATCTCGCCGCGGAGCAGTCGGTGCTGGGCGGGATGCTGTTGAGCAAGGACGCCGTCGCCGATGTGCTGGAGCGGCTGCGGCCCGGTGACTTCTACCGTCCGGCTCACCAGAACATCTATGACGCCATTCTGGATCTCTATGGGCGCGGGGAACCGGCCGACGCGGTGACGGTGGCCGCCGAGTTGGATCGGCGCGGCCTGCTGCGGCGTATCGGCGGTGCGCCCTATTTGCACACCCTGATCTCAACGGTGCCGACCGCCGCCAACGCCGGCTACTACGCGGGCATCGTTGGCGAGAAGGCGCTGCTGCGCCGTCTGGTGGAGGCCGGCACGCGGGTGGTGCAATACGGCTATGCCGGTGCCGAGGGCGCCGATGTGGCCGAGGTGGTCGACCGCGCGCAGGCCGAGATCTACGACGTCGCCGATCGGCGGCTGTCCGAGGATTTCGTGCCGCTGGAAGATCTGCTGCAGCCAACGATGGACGAGATCGACGCCATCGCTTCCAACGGTGGGATCTCGCGCGGTGTGCCGACCGGATTCACCGAACTCGACGAGGTGACCAACGGCCTGCACCCGGGTCAGATGATCATCGTCGCGGCGCGCCCGGGTGTGGGCAAGTCCACGTTGGGCCTGGACTTCATGCGCTCCTGCTCGATCAAGCACCAGATGGCCAGCGTCATCTTCTCGCTGGAAATGAGCAAGACCGAGATCGTGATGCGATTGCTGTCAGCGGAGGCGAAAATCAAACTCGCCGACATGCGTTCGGGCCGGATGACCGACGATGACTGGACCCGGCTGGCGCGTCGGATGAGCGAGATCAGCGAGGCGCCGCTGTATATCGATGACTCGCCGAACCTGACCATGATGGAGATCCGGGCCAAGGCGCGCAGACTGCGCCAGAAGGCGAATCTGAAGCTCGTGGTCGTCGACTATCTGCAGCTGATGACCTCCGGTAAGAAGCACGAGTCGCGGCAGGTGGAAGTCTCGGAGTTCTCCCGGCATCTGAAGCTCTTGGCCAAGGAGATCGAAGTCCCGGTGGTCGCGATCAGCCAGCTCAACCGTGGTCCCGAGCAACGTACCGACAAGAAGCCGATGCTTTCGGACCTGCGTGAGTCGGGCTCGCTGGAGCAGGACGCCGACATGGTCATTCTGCTCAACCGCCCGGATGCATTCGAGCGGGACGACCCGCGTGGGGGAGAAGCGGATTTCATTCTGGCCAAGCACCGTAACGGTCCGACCAAGACGGTGACCGTCGCGCACCAGTTGCACCTGTCGCGCTTTGCGAACATGGCCAGATGA
- a CDS encoding alpha/beta fold hydrolase, which translates to MSTFVVPGAELAVELSDEGGHPVVQLHGLTSSRARDRVLNLDLGRGLSGTRLLRYDARGHGKSTGRKVPQDYRWERLAEDLLRLLDKWFPGEQVHGVGPSMGTGTLLHAAAREPDRFAGLTLMVPATAWHTRPAQAANYRVAAEIIETEGVGAFIAWGRAATPPPATVGAPETVPDVADALLPSLFRGAALSDLPTSEALARIDVPTTILAWINDPAHPLSTAESLAALLPQSTLIVAHTPADVETWPQILSKDVARRG; encoded by the coding sequence ATGTCCACTTTCGTGGTACCGGGAGCAGAGCTTGCGGTAGAGCTGAGCGACGAAGGTGGTCACCCGGTAGTTCAACTGCACGGACTTACCTCCAGCCGGGCGCGTGACCGGGTGCTCAATCTTGACCTCGGCAGGGGGCTCAGCGGGACCCGCTTGCTGCGCTACGACGCACGCGGCCACGGCAAGTCGACCGGGCGCAAGGTTCCCCAAGATTACCGGTGGGAACGCCTTGCCGAGGATCTTCTACGGCTGCTCGACAAATGGTTTCCCGGCGAACAGGTGCATGGGGTCGGCCCATCCATGGGTACCGGCACACTGCTGCACGCTGCCGCCCGCGAGCCGGACCGCTTCGCCGGTCTCACGCTGATGGTGCCGGCCACCGCGTGGCACACCCGGCCCGCGCAGGCCGCCAATTACCGGGTGGCGGCCGAAATCATCGAGACCGAGGGAGTCGGGGCATTCATCGCCTGGGGGCGTGCGGCGACTCCGCCACCAGCCACGGTCGGCGCGCCCGAAACAGTTCCCGATGTCGCCGATGCGTTGCTGCCATCACTGTTTCGCGGTGCGGCTCTCAGCGACCTTCCCACCAGTGAAGCCCTAGCACGAATCGATGTGCCGACCACGATCCTGGCCTGGATCAACGACCCGGCGCATCCGCTGTCGACCGCGGAATCACTTGCCGCATTGCTGCCGCAGTCGACGCTCATCGTGGCGCACACCCCGGCCGACGTCGAGACCTGGCCCCAGATCCTGAGCAAAGACGTCGCCCGCAGAGGCTGA
- the rplI gene encoding 50S ribosomal protein L9, producing the protein MKLILTADVDHLGSVGETVEVKDGYGRNFLLPRGMAIVASRGAQKQADEIRRSRETKAVRDREHANEIKTAIQALGSVALPVKTAADSGKLFGSVTAGDVVAAIKKAGGPNLDKRIVRLPKAHIKAVGTHPVVMHLHPEIEVELSVDVVAES; encoded by the coding sequence ATGAAGCTGATACTGACGGCTGACGTCGACCACCTCGGTTCCGTCGGCGAAACAGTCGAGGTCAAGGACGGGTACGGCCGCAACTTCCTACTACCGCGCGGGATGGCGATCGTCGCCTCGCGAGGTGCGCAGAAGCAGGCCGATGAGATCCGCCGGTCCCGCGAGACCAAGGCGGTACGCGACCGCGAACACGCCAACGAGATCAAGACCGCCATCCAGGCGCTCGGCTCGGTCGCGTTGCCGGTGAAGACCGCTGCCGACTCCGGCAAGCTGTTCGGCTCGGTCACCGCTGGTGACGTCGTGGCCGCCATCAAGAAGGCGGGCGGGCCGAACCTCGACAAGCGGATCGTGCGGCTGCCCAAGGCCCACATCAAGGCGGTGGGCACCCACCCCGTGGTGATGCATTTGCACCCCGAGATCGAGGTGGAGCTCTCCGTCGACGTGGTCGCGGAAAGCTAG
- a CDS encoding DHA2 family efflux MFS transporter permease subunit, translating to MAAGERHADRLDGSLLRIAGICVFASVAVNLANTAVSVAQRSLIVTFGSNQAVVAWTVTAYTLTEAAAIPLSGWAADRIGTKRLFMISVLGFTLGSVLCAVAPNIACLIIFRAVQGGGGGILMPLVITILAREAGPNRLARLMSVMGIPLLLGPMAGPILGGWLIDDYGWQWIFWINVPIGLITVALAAIAFPGDHTAPSETLDLVGMLLLSPGLATFLYGLSTVPARGTVADRHVLIPATAGLVLMGAFVFHALYRADRPLIDLRLFRNRVVTVANATIVFVAAGFSGAVLLVPSYFQQLLRETPLQVGIHMIPLGLGAAVTIPTSSVLMDRHGAGKVVLGGVTLISVGMGTLAFGAAEHAAYVPTLLIGLTIVGMGIGSIMLQLTTVAVQTLAPHQIARGSTLVSVNQQLSASASTALMSVILTSQFNRSANIAAANRLEALNESATRRGIPLDPSQIPPRTLNPDFGANLLHDLSQAYTVVFVYASVVMLVTFLPAVFLPMRAAITSAPLREPIDPEFPEMAARGRPG from the coding sequence GTGGCGGCGGGAGAGCGCCACGCCGATAGACTCGACGGTTCGCTGCTTCGGATTGCTGGAATCTGCGTGTTCGCTTCGGTCGCAGTGAATTTGGCCAATACTGCCGTCAGTGTCGCGCAGCGCAGTCTGATCGTCACCTTTGGCTCAAATCAAGCCGTCGTCGCTTGGACGGTGACCGCCTACACACTGACCGAAGCCGCGGCTATCCCGTTGTCAGGCTGGGCGGCCGACCGGATCGGCACCAAGCGACTCTTCATGATTTCGGTGTTGGGGTTCACCCTAGGTTCAGTGCTGTGCGCGGTCGCCCCGAACATCGCGTGTCTGATCATCTTCCGCGCGGTTCAGGGCGGTGGTGGCGGCATATTGATGCCACTGGTCATTACCATCTTGGCTCGCGAGGCGGGCCCCAACCGACTCGCTCGGCTCATGTCGGTGATGGGCATACCGCTACTACTTGGCCCGATGGCTGGGCCGATACTCGGCGGCTGGCTCATCGACGACTACGGGTGGCAGTGGATCTTCTGGATCAATGTGCCGATCGGCTTGATCACGGTAGCCCTTGCAGCCATCGCGTTTCCCGGAGATCACACAGCACCGTCAGAAACCCTCGACCTAGTCGGCATGCTGCTACTGTCACCCGGGCTGGCAACATTTCTCTACGGATTGTCGACTGTTCCAGCCCGCGGGACCGTAGCTGATCGCCATGTCTTGATACCGGCGACCGCCGGGCTGGTTCTGATGGGCGCCTTCGTCTTTCACGCTCTCTATCGCGCCGACCGTCCGCTGATAGATCTGCGGCTGTTCAGGAACCGGGTGGTGACCGTCGCCAATGCGACGATAGTCTTTGTCGCCGCCGGGTTTTCCGGCGCCGTGCTGCTGGTGCCAAGTTACTTTCAGCAGCTGTTGCGTGAAACACCGTTGCAGGTCGGCATACACATGATTCCGCTTGGGCTCGGTGCCGCGGTGACCATACCGACCTCCAGCGTCTTGATGGACAGACACGGCGCCGGCAAGGTGGTGTTGGGCGGCGTAACGCTGATCAGCGTTGGCATGGGCACTCTCGCGTTCGGCGCCGCCGAGCACGCCGCTTACGTACCCACCCTGCTTATCGGGCTGACGATCGTGGGTATGGGCATAGGCTCCATCATGCTGCAACTCACCACGGTGGCGGTGCAGACCCTGGCCCCGCACCAAATCGCGCGGGGTTCGACCCTGGTTAGCGTCAATCAACAGCTGTCCGCCTCGGCAAGCACCGCACTGATGTCGGTCATACTGACCAGCCAGTTCAATCGCAGCGCCAACATTGCCGCGGCGAACCGCCTCGAAGCCCTTAACGAAAGCGCGACCAGACGGGGGATCCCCCTGGACCCTTCGCAGATACCGCCGCGAACCCTCAATCCCGATTTTGGGGCCAACCTGTTGCACGACCTGTCTCAGGCGTACACCGTGGTGTTCGTATACGCCAGCGTGGTCATGCTAGTGACTTTTCTCCCTGCGGTGTTTCTGCCCATGAGGGCCGCCATCACGTCGGCCCCATTGCGTGAGCCCATAGACCCGGAGTTCCCTGAGATGGCGGCCCGTGGGCGTCCGGGGTGA
- a CDS encoding MmpS family protein, which yields MTALKILGKLWIPLVIVTVVGVTAFSVSRVHGFFGSQKPELYTDGSSDDATPFNPKQLTYEIFGPAGTVADIDYFDVNAQPRRVDGAHLPWSLEIKSTSASLTGNIVAQGDSNRLGCRIIVDGVIKAERISQEINAYTFCIVKSA from the coding sequence ATGACAGCTCTCAAGATTCTTGGCAAACTTTGGATCCCACTGGTGATCGTCACGGTGGTCGGCGTCACCGCATTCAGCGTATCGCGTGTTCACGGATTCTTCGGTTCACAAAAGCCCGAGCTCTATACCGACGGCTCCAGTGACGACGCCACACCTTTCAACCCAAAACAGCTGACGTATGAAATCTTCGGGCCAGCGGGAACCGTCGCCGATATCGACTATTTCGACGTCAATGCCCAGCCGCGCCGGGTTGATGGAGCGCATCTGCCCTGGTCGCTGGAAATCAAGTCAACGTCGGCATCACTGACGGGAAATATTGTGGCGCAGGGTGATAGCAACAGATTGGGCTGCCGGATAATCGTTGACGGCGTCATCAAGGCCGAGCGAATATCACAAGAAATCAACGCGTACACCTTCTGCATTGTAAAGTCCGCGTGA
- a CDS encoding GNAT family N-acetyltransferase — MRLTNVAHLRLPFGRLWGYDVSVSDLGRQLPVSFDQRIHVAAGARPGSWMALSIRLPAGVSRQSLADAWLGVIARHGTLRTAFTLGADGDPQLHEIDVQPGKWVEHEIAAGQEVNDALRVVLNATCSPYQRPSHRLCVLETAAGLTVVIAADHAHVDMWSMLVIARDLLSMLADARTGRTSSLQPRPAFVVHTQALLDRPPAPDRVRARWAQIISDSGGVMPRFPLPLGESGPHPERVEVRDVFDVDDGAAFAAQARNDGVSTLALAVVAMTAVTRELAGAPLRAVFPVHSRFEEKWHDSVGWFITNSVLESAVVEPNAAAAAVKEAVQLGSWPLADVLAPWGGMPMAPGMFAISWLDQLRLPVRIDSVGLDAQYVSARIHTDGVMLWFIQDESGLHLRCRYPDTAEARTNVGSWLDLLVARLQALAQSSVRGLLRVAGRTFRVQRATREHVGVIAELLSDDEFGQDREGAGLERYEAAYDILVRNRSNYLGVVLNGSDMVVATVQLTIIPGLSRGGATRLQIEGLRVAKAERAQGLGTALVEWAHNYGRAHGAQLAQVTTDEARERARAFYRRLGYHAAHVGLKRTI, encoded by the coding sequence ATGCGGCTGACCAACGTGGCGCACTTGCGGCTACCGTTCGGACGACTCTGGGGTTATGACGTGTCGGTGTCTGATCTCGGTCGGCAGCTTCCGGTGTCTTTTGACCAGCGCATACACGTAGCCGCGGGTGCGCGACCCGGCTCCTGGATGGCTCTGTCCATTCGATTGCCGGCTGGGGTCAGCCGGCAATCGCTGGCCGATGCGTGGCTGGGCGTGATCGCCCGCCACGGCACTCTGCGAACGGCATTCACACTCGGGGCGGACGGCGATCCGCAGCTGCATGAGATCGATGTTCAACCCGGCAAGTGGGTCGAGCATGAGATCGCCGCGGGCCAGGAGGTCAACGACGCACTGCGAGTAGTTCTCAACGCGACGTGTTCGCCCTATCAGCGGCCCTCACATCGGCTCTGCGTGTTGGAGACTGCCGCCGGATTGACGGTGGTCATCGCTGCCGACCACGCACATGTGGATATGTGGTCGATGCTCGTGATTGCCCGGGACCTGTTGTCGATGCTCGCCGACGCGAGGACCGGACGTACGTCGTCTCTGCAGCCGCGGCCCGCGTTTGTGGTGCACACCCAAGCGCTACTGGACCGTCCCCCGGCGCCGGATCGCGTGCGTGCGCGGTGGGCCCAAATCATCAGCGACAGTGGTGGGGTCATGCCGCGGTTTCCGCTGCCGTTGGGTGAGTCTGGGCCGCATCCGGAACGCGTCGAAGTGCGTGATGTGTTCGATGTCGATGACGGCGCCGCGTTCGCCGCGCAGGCACGCAATGACGGCGTCTCGACGTTGGCACTCGCGGTGGTCGCCATGACTGCGGTAACCCGCGAGTTGGCGGGAGCGCCGCTGCGCGCAGTCTTCCCCGTGCACAGCCGATTTGAAGAAAAGTGGCACGACTCGGTCGGCTGGTTCATCACCAATTCGGTGCTGGAGTCCGCGGTCGTCGAGCCGAACGCCGCGGCCGCCGCCGTCAAAGAAGCGGTGCAGCTTGGTTCCTGGCCACTCGCCGACGTACTGGCTCCGTGGGGCGGAATGCCAATGGCGCCTGGCATGTTCGCCATCTCCTGGCTGGACCAACTTAGACTTCCGGTGCGCATCGACTCCGTCGGACTCGACGCCCAGTATGTAAGCGCGAGGATCCACACCGATGGCGTCATGCTCTGGTTCATTCAGGACGAATCCGGCCTGCATCTGCGATGCCGCTACCCAGATACCGCGGAGGCGCGAACCAACGTGGGGTCCTGGCTGGACCTGCTGGTGGCGCGCCTGCAGGCACTGGCGCAGTCCTCGGTGCGAGGACTGTTGCGGGTAGCAGGGCGCACCTTCCGGGTGCAGCGCGCGACGCGCGAACACGTGGGAGTGATCGCCGAGCTGCTCTCCGACGACGAATTCGGTCAGGATCGCGAAGGCGCCGGACTCGAACGCTACGAGGCGGCCTACGACATCCTCGTTCGCAACCGATCCAACTATCTCGGAGTCGTCCTGAACGGTTCCGACATGGTCGTCGCGACCGTGCAATTGACCATCATTCCCGGCCTGTCCCGCGGCGGCGCCACTCGGCTGCAGATCGAGGGATTACGGGTCGCCAAAGCCGAACGCGCACAGGGCCTCGGTACCGCCCTCGTCGAGTGGGCACACAACTACGGCCGAGCTCACGGGGCGCAGTTGGCGCAGGTGACCACGGACGAGGCACGCGAAAGGGCTCGGGCGTTCTATCGCCGGCTCGGGTACCACGCCGCCCACGTCGGGCTGAAACGCACCATCTGA